In Deltaproteobacteria bacterium, the genomic window CGTTCTTGGCGCCCTTTATTACCGGCAGTTGACTGGAAGGGGGCAGCGTCTGGATATCGCTATGCTGGATGCCCAGATTGCCCTCATGACCTACCGGGCCCAATATTATTTCCTGGAAAAAGTGATTCCCGAGCCCATTGGTTCGGGCCATGTGTCAACAGTTCCCATCCGTGCCTTCATGGCCAAAGATGGGAAGTACCTTACGATCGAGGCCGCCCAGGATAAATTTTTCCAGAATTTATGTCAGGTGCTGGGGATCGAAGAGGCGGGCAAAGATCCCCGTTTCAACTCTAGGAGCGCCCGGCTGAAAAATCGTGATGCTCTGATGAAAATATTGGAGGATAAGTTCCAGGAGAGGGAGCGGGATGAATGGCTTGACCTGCTGATTAAAAGTGATGTTCCGGCGGGTCCGGTGAACAATCTTGCCGAGGCTTTGTCGAATCCCTCGGTCTTGGCCCGAAATATGGTGGTTTCAGTGGATCATTTGGGGGAGAAGATTCAGATGGTGGGGAATCCCATCAAGTCGTCGGAAATAAAGGAAGAGGTTTTTACCGGAGCCCCTACGGTGGGGCAGCACACGGAGGAGATCCTTTCCGAATATTTGGGTTATTCCCTTGAACAAATCGAGGCGTTAAGAAAAAATAAAGTTCTATAGAAAGGAGATAATCAATGGGATTGCAAGGGAAAGTCTCGTTAGTAACTGGAGCGGCGAGAGGGATCGGCCGGGCAATCGCTCTTCTGCTGGCGGAGCATGGCTCCCATGTAGTCGTCAATGATCTTCTTGAAAAAGAAGGACCCGAAACTGTCCAAGCCATCCAAAAATTGGGAGTTAAAGCTCTATGGGCCAAAGCAGATATTTCCAATGAGCAAGAAGTTAAAAGAATGTTTTCTGAGGTTTTTAAAGATTTTGACCATGTGGACATCTTGGTAAACAACGCCGGAGTGGGGAGTCCTCTGATGGTGGAGGATATGCCGTATGAGGTGTGGAGACGCGTGATTGACACCAACCTGAATGCGGCATTCATTTGTTGCAAAGAAGTCATCCCCATAATGCAAAAGAATAGATATGGACGAATTATTAACATCTCTTCGGTTGCGGCCAAAAAAATCAGCTACCATGGGAGTGCCGCATACACCGCAGCCAAGGCAGGGTTGTTAGGGTTTACCAGACATCTGGCCTATGAATTGGCCCCCTATGGGATAACAGTAAACGCCATCTGTCCCGGCGGAACCTTAACTCCCCGCATCCGAGAAAGGGTTACTCCAGAAGAAATGGAAGAGGAAATTAAGAGGTTCCCCATAGGACGATGGGCTTTGCCTGAGGATCAGGCCAAAGCGGTCCTGTTTCTCGTATCCGACCAGGCGGAGATCATCACCGGACAAGCCCTTGATGTGGACGGGGGAGAACTCTTAGCCTGGATGGACTTTGAAACCTATCAGAAATGGCGCAAAAGGTTTGTAACTAAAGGCTGAAAATCATCCCCTGGAAAAGGTTGGTCATTCTTTTCCTTATCGCATTATCCCTCGGCAGTGCCGAGGTAAGGAATAAAGAATTTAAGGATTCTCTAACCGGCATGGATTTTGTTTTTGTCAAGGGAGGATGTTACGAAATGGGTGATACTTTGACAACTTTCTTCCGACGATCTTTTACAACAGATTTTTTCCCATATTTTTTTATTGACATCTTTTGCAAGCAAAGGTAATATTTAGATGGATGAGTCGGATGGTAGTTTTGGGAGACATGTAAGATGGCCATTGGGAGTGTTGTTTATCATTCTCAATGGCCTTTTTTGTTGGCCAGAGCGATATCCGGGCTTATTCCAAGAAGCATTCAGCAAAAAGGAGGGATATCGCTATGGCAGAAGGACAGGTGAAATGGTTTAACGAAAAAAAGGGCTTTGGCTTCATCCAGCAGGATGACGGACAGGACCTTTTTGTGCATTACACAGCCATTTCAGGAGACGGTTTCAAGACTCTGACTGAAGGCCAGAGGGTGCGTTTCGAGATTGAAGAAACAGCCAAGGGCCCTAAGGCTAAGAACGTCCAGATCATTTAATTTTTAAAAAAATCTGGTTCTCGCCAGTATAAGGCACCTCGAGAGACGCGAGGTGCCTTAATCATTTTCCATCTCTATGCATGCGCCTGCCCCAAAGCAGTTAGAGAAGCATGCGAATTCCCACGAGCAAAAGCAGCCCAGCAAAGACCCGGCGGAGGCGCAAGGGCCTTGTTCTGTTGGCCAAACCGGCCCCCCATTGGCCCAGGAAGATACTGGGTACTCCTGCAAGCAGCCAACCCAAGAGGTGCACGTATCCTAAGGTAAAAGAGGGTAGGTTGGGTTTGCCCAACCCGTTAAAGATATACCCAGCTGTGCCTACGAGAGAAGCGAAAAAAACAAAAGCAATGGAAATCCCCAAAGCCCGATGAATGGGAATACCCAGGAATCGAGCCATTAGCGGGATGGCAATTACCCCCCCGCCCAGGCCGAAAAAACCAGAGAATACTCCCACCAAGAAGCCAACGAATAAAGTAGGAAAAAACGGGGGAGAGAGAAACTCCCCGGATTCCTCCACTTCCTTTTTCTGGAAGAGCATCAGGACGGATAGAACGATTAAAAGTAACGCGAAAAGTTTGATAAGTAAGGGGCCTTTTAAATAGGCGGCAAGGGTTGAACCAAGCAAGGATCCGGGAATACCGGGGATGGCCAATTGAAAGACTACCCGCCAGATGACATTGCCAACCCTGGAATGAGCAAAGGAACCGGATAAAGAAGTGGGGATAATAATGGCTAAGCTGGTTCCAAAGGATAGATGAACAATGACCTCAGGGGAAATGTTCATTGACGGAAAAGCCCAATAGCACAGAAGAGGGATCAGGATAATCCCCCCGCCCACGCCCAGAAATCCTCCTAAAAATCCCACGACCATCCCGATTAAAGCGAATTGCAAAATGTTATAAAAGGAGACTTCCACGCTATCTTTCCCGATGAAAATATTCTTAAAAATTACGGCCGTTTACAGCCGAGCAATTAAAACAAAGGTGAAAGGAATATGGAGAAGAATGATAAAAAATTAATCCCGGCAGGTACCGGGATTAAGGAGCAGGAGAGGAACTAACCCAGATCCTTGAATCTTTAGGTTTCTTCTTCCTCTATGCTGGTAGCATAGGCCAACCCTTGGTAAGTGAGGTCTTCTTCCGTCTTTCTTAGAATGCTCATTTCTTTTTCCAGTTTTGATTGGCACGATACGCACAGCTTGGCTAACGGCATCACTTTCAGACGACCCTGGCCAATCTTTTCTCCGCATTCCTCACATATGCCGTATGTCCCTTCTTTGATTTTTTCCAGGGCCTCGGTGATCGCCATAAGCTTTTCTTTGTCCCGGCCCGTGAGGAGGAGGGAAAGTTCTCGATCACGCTCATCCCCGGCCTGATCAACCAAGTCTCCGATGTTGGATGGGGCCGTCAAAGGTTCAGGGATACGGTTTTCGGAGATTTCCTTGACTAACTTGTCCCGCATCGCTAAAAGCAATTTCCGGATTCCCTCTTTCGCATCCTTTGTGGCCTTTATGGGAGGGCCTTTGCTAGGTATTTTAGTTTTCACTGCTGGTTTTACAGGGGTTTTGATCATGTTTTTCTTGGGTGGTTTAGGTTTAATAAGTTTTTTCTTTTTCTTGAGGTTAACCGGTGGCTTCTTGGCCGGGGCTTTTTTCTTTTTTTTCTCAGACCGTTGGGTGGCCATGAAGGTCTCCCTCCCTTCTGGGAAAATGAACCTCAAATACACTTAAAGTTACTAAATGTACAGTATATTTTTATATTGTCAAGAAAATTTTTACAAATTTTTACAAAAAAATTCGCAGATCCGAAAAAAAATAAAAAAGGAAGGTTTTTGGCGATAAGAGGAATTTTCAGGAGGGAAAAGAGAAGGTCATTTAAAGCAAAAGGACTCCTGGGAGTTTATTTCTTAAAAGTTCTGGTCGGGGCGACTGGATTTGAACCAGCGACTCCCTGCTCCCGAAGCAGGTGCGCTACCAGGCTGCGCTACGCCCCGACAATTTTTTATACTAAGGGGATAGAACAAGAAAGTCAAGGACTTTCCTCTTTCCCCTTTTCCCTAAGATTTTTATATGATATAAATCATTGGGGTTGGGGAGAAAGGTTTATATTTTGAAATCTCCGAATTTTCTCGCCCCTTTTCCCCCCGGGCACGATTCCGTAATTGAAATTTCTTGTGACGGAGGTTTTACGATCGGATGAAAAAAGATGGCCTGCACTTAGGATTGGACGTTGGATCTGTTAGCGCTAACACCGTCCTGATCGATGACCAAAAAAACGTCGTGGAAGAGCATTACACCCGCACCAAAGGCCAACCATTAGCAACGGTTCTGGCCGTCCTTACCGAGATCCTTTCCCGGGTCCCCGCGGAGAGGATTCAGAGCATCTCGGTCACGGGAACGGCTGGTAAGCTCATTGCCAAGTTGTTGGGTGGCGAGTTTGTCAACGAGATCATTGCCCAGGGCAAATCCACCATCTTCTTCTATCCCCAAGTGAAAACCATCATCGAGATGGGCGGAGAAGATTCCAAACTCATCCTGGCGGAAAGCGACCCCCAAAACGGCGATTATAAAATCCTGGATTTTTCCATGAATACCATCTGCGCTGCGGGAACCGGCTCCTTCCTGGACCAGCAGGCTAACCGTCTGCAATTGACCATAGAAGAATTCAGCAACCTGGCTCTGAAATCCAAGACTCCTCCCCGCATCGCGGGCAGGTGTAGCGTCTTCGCCAAGACCGATATGATTCATCTGCAGCAGGGCGCCACCCCGGATTACGACATCGTCGCCGGCCTATGTTATGCCCTGGCCCGCAACTTTCGGTCGAACATCGGCAAGGGGAAGAATTTCCTTCGCCCGATCTCTTTTCAGGGCGGCGTGGCAGCCAATGCCGGCATGCGCAAGGCCTTCTTCGATGTCTTAGAATTAAAAGAAAACGAGTTCATCATCCCCAAGCATTTCGCTTCCATGGGAGCCATCGGGGCGGCCTTTCTTACCCTGGAGGCCCCGGAAAAATGGAAGAAATTTGGAGGACTGGAGCGTTTGCGGGAATATGTGAATCGTCCAGGCACGCCGGATGTGACTCTTGAGCCGCTTTCCCTATCCGAACACCATCAGAAGGAAAAC contains:
- a CDS encoding CoA transferase, which gives rise to MILKGVRILDLSQIMAGPFGTLILADLGAEVIKIENPEGGDLSRATVHYTHKGESAYYLSFNRNKKSITLNLRNEKAREIFYELVKISDVVYDNFRSGTLEKLKIDYESLKKVNPKIISCSVTGFGSDSPYKDRPALDLLIQAMGGVMSFTGEPGRPPVRLGYPMGDLGGGMYAAMAVLGALYYRQLTGRGQRLDIAMLDAQIALMTYRAQYYFLEKVIPEPIGSGHVSTVPIRAFMAKDGKYLTIEAAQDKFFQNLCQVLGIEEAGKDPRFNSRSARLKNRDALMKILEDKFQERERDEWLDLLIKSDVPAGPVNNLAEALSNPSVLARNMVVSVDHLGEKIQMVGNPIKSSEIKEEVFTGAPTVGQHTEEILSEYLGYSLEQIEALRKNKVL
- a CDS encoding SDR family NAD(P)-dependent oxidoreductase, with translation MGLQGKVSLVTGAARGIGRAIALLLAEHGSHVVVNDLLEKEGPETVQAIQKLGVKALWAKADISNEQEVKRMFSEVFKDFDHVDILVNNAGVGSPLMVEDMPYEVWRRVIDTNLNAAFICCKEVIPIMQKNRYGRIINISSVAAKKISYHGSAAYTAAKAGLLGFTRHLAYELAPYGITVNAICPGGTLTPRIRERVTPEEMEEEIKRFPIGRWALPEDQAKAVLFLVSDQAEIITGQALDVDGGELLAWMDFETYQKWRKRFVTKG
- a CDS encoding cold-shock protein, encoding MAEGQVKWFNEKKGFGFIQQDDGQDLFVHYTAISGDGFKTLTEGQRVRFEIEETAKGPKAKNVQII
- a CDS encoding sulfite exporter TauE/SafE family protein codes for the protein MEVSFYNILQFALIGMVVGFLGGFLGVGGGIILIPLLCYWAFPSMNISPEVIVHLSFGTSLAIIIPTSLSGSFAHSRVGNVIWRVVFQLAIPGIPGSLLGSTLAAYLKGPLLIKLFALLLIVLSVLMLFQKKEVEESGEFLSPPFFPTLFVGFLVGVFSGFFGLGGGVIAIPLMARFLGIPIHRALGISIAFVFFASLVGTAGYIFNGLGKPNLPSFTLGYVHLLGWLLAGVPSIFLGQWGAGLANRTRPLRLRRVFAGLLLLVGIRMLL
- a CDS encoding TraR/DksA family transcriptional regulator translates to MATQRSEKKKKKAPAKKPPVNLKKKKKLIKPKPPKKNMIKTPVKPAVKTKIPSKGPPIKATKDAKEGIRKLLLAMRDKLVKEISENRIPEPLTAPSNIGDLVDQAGDERDRELSLLLTGRDKEKLMAITEALEKIKEGTYGICEECGEKIGQGRLKVMPLAKLCVSCQSKLEKEMSILRKTEEDLTYQGLAYATSIEEEET